The DNA sequence CGCGTGCTGTGACGTCAGAAGCGCTGTCTCGGGACTGTCTGTCCAGACGTCTACGTAGTTGAGAGGTGTACGCGTGCCGGCTTGAGTGACACCGTCTGTCTCGACATCGACTGAGAGGAGACCCGCCGCCGAGATGTCGGCGTAGTAGAGACCCGCCTCTATACCTCCCGCGGCGTCGACACCGAAGTCAAGAACCCTCGCACCGTTAGAGTAGTCGTGGACATCGACCGAGAGGCTGTCGGAGTACTCGACAGCGTCGTCTACCATCTCAAGAGCGTTCGCGTTGAGATCCATGTAGGAAGATTGTAGAAGAGACCTAAGCCGGTTTCGGTGGCTTTTTGTTTCTCAGAGGATTCTATTCACAAAAGGCAGTGGCTACCCCGTTCTGCGGGCAGTACCACACGCAGACAGTGTGTTTGCGTAAGCTTCGTAGAAGGCTTAAGCCGTACTACGGAGGTATCTAAATGAAGAAAGACACAGTACATACCGACCCAACGGTGTACAGTTCGGGAGGTGACTCCTGATGGCGAGCATAGAGGAGTCAGTCTCTGAGGCACTCGACGAGGCTCCCGACAGAAACTTCGTCGAGAGCGTCGATCTGGCTATAAACCTCAGGGATCTCGACCTGAGTCAGCCCGACAAACGCATAGACGAGGAAGTAGTCCTCCCCGCGGGAACAGGACGTGACATCAAGGTCGCAGTCATAGCTGACGGAGAGACCGCACTCCAGGCTGAGGAAGCAGCCGACGAAGTTCTGAGCCCCGACGACATAGAGGATCTCGGAGACGACGACGACGCAGCGAAGGACATCGCAGACGAGATGGACTTCTTCGTCGCAGAGACCGAGTTCATGGAGGACGTCGGACGTTATCTCGGTACGGTTCTAGGACCCAGAGGTAAGATGCCGACGCCTCTCACACCCGACGACGACGTAGTCGAGGAGGTTCAGCGTCTCAAGGGAACAGTCTCACTGCGTTCGGGTGACAGAAGGACTTTCCACACCGCAGTCGGCACAGAGGAGATGTCCGCCGACGAGATATCCGACAACATAAACGCAGTAATGCGTAGACTCACAGCTGAGCTCGAAAAGGGTCCCCTCAACATAGACCGCGTCTTCGTCAAGACGACTATGGGACCTTCCGTAGAGGTGGAGGTATAAAATGTCAACAACAGAGACAGAGACACAGACACAGACACAGACGGAGTCAGAAGCACTCACCGAGGAGGTGCCCGAGTGGAAGAGAAAGGAGGTCGAGAGGTTCAAGGAGCTTCTCGACGAGTACACCGCCGTGGGAGTCGTCAACGTCGAGGGGATCGGCTCGAAACAGTTCCAGCAGGTTCGTAAGAACCTCCACGGCTCCGCGAAGGTGCGTGTCGGACGTAACACTCTGATGAGACGCGCCCTCTCCGAGAAGGGTCTCGACGAGCTCGTCGAGTACGTCAACGGACAGTCGGGTCTTCTACTCACCGACTCGAACCCCTTCACCCTCTACAAGAAGATAGAGGAGTCGAAGAGTCCTGCGCCCCTCAAGGAGGGTCAGATAGCACCCAACGACATAGTCGTTCCCGAGGGCGACACCGGAATGGATCCCGGACCCTTCGTCGGAGACCTCCAGCAGGCGGGCGTCAACGCGCGCATAGAGGAGGGCTCTATAAAGGTCATCGAGGACAGCGTCGTGACAGAGGAGGGCGAGGAAGCCTCGGCACAGGTAGCCGAGGTTCTCCAGAAGATGGAGATATTCCCCGTTGAGGTGGGTGTCGATCTGCGTGCCGTCATAGACATAGAAGACGGTACAGTCTTCGAGCCCGACACACTCGACATCGACGAGGACGAGTACATCTCCGACCTCGAGTCCGCCGCAGCAGGTGCGTTCAACCTCGGAGTCAACGCGGGCATAGCCAACGAGACTACGGTGCGTCCGATGCTCTCGAAGGCGGGCGGAGAGGCACGCTCACTGGGTGTCGAGGCTGAGATCACCGAGCCCGGCGTGATAGAGGATCTCGTTGCACAGGCTGACTCGTCGCTCAGAGGAGTCGCGTCTGAGGTCGACGACG is a window from the Candidatus Afararchaeum irisae genome containing:
- a CDS encoding 50S ribosomal protein L1; amino-acid sequence: MMASIEESVSEALDEAPDRNFVESVDLAINLRDLDLSQPDKRIDEEVVLPAGTGRDIKVAVIADGETALQAEEAADEVLSPDDIEDLGDDDDAAKDIADEMDFFVAETEFMEDVGRYLGTVLGPRGKMPTPLTPDDDVVEEVQRLKGTVSLRSGDRRTFHTAVGTEEMSADEISDNINAVMRRLTAELEKGPLNIDRVFVKTTMGPSVEVEV
- a CDS encoding 50S ribosomal protein L10, with amino-acid sequence MSTTETETQTQTQTESEALTEEVPEWKRKEVERFKELLDEYTAVGVVNVEGIGSKQFQQVRKNLHGSAKVRVGRNTLMRRALSEKGLDELVEYVNGQSGLLLTDSNPFTLYKKIEESKSPAPLKEGQIAPNDIVVPEGDTGMDPGPFVGDLQQAGVNARIEEGSIKVIEDSVVTEEGEEASAQVAEVLQKMEIFPVEVGVDLRAVIDIEDGTVFEPDTLDIDEDEYISDLESAAAGAFNLGVNAGIANETTVRPMLSKAGGEARSLGVEAEITEPGVIEDLVAQADSSLRGVASEVDDDALPEELQGVEADTPEPQAQEEAEDEEAEEETDEEEQEAEAEEDDEDVSEGMGNLF